A genomic window from Nomascus leucogenys isolate Asia chromosome 10, Asia_NLE_v1, whole genome shotgun sequence includes:
- the C10H12orf29 gene encoding uncharacterized protein C12orf29 homolog: MKRLGSVQRKMPCVFVTEVKEEPSSKREHQPFKVLATETISHKALDADIYSAIPTEKVDGTCCYVTTYKDQPYLWARLDRKPNKQAEKRFKNFLHSKENPKEFFWNVEEDFKLAPECWIPAKEIEQINGNPVPDENGHIPGWVPVEKNNKQYCWHSSVVNYEFEIALVLKHHPDDSGLLEISAVPLSDLLEQTLELIGTNINGNPYGLGSKKHPLHLLIPHGAFQIRNLPSLKHNDLLSWFEGCKEGKIEGIVWHCSDGCLIKVHRHHLGLCWPIPDTYMNSRPVIINMNLNKCDSAFDIKCLFNHFLKIDNQKFARLKDIIFDV; the protein is encoded by the exons ATGAAGCGCTTGGGCTCCGTGCAGCGGAAAATGCCGTGTGTGTTTGTGACGGAGGTGAAAGAGGAACCTTCCTCCAAAAGGGAGCATCAG ccATTTAAAGTTTTGGCAACTGAAACTATAAGTCACAAGGCATTAGATGCAGATATATACAGTGCAATTCCAACAGAAAAAGTGGATGGAACATGTTGTTATGTTACTACctataaag ATCAGCCATACCTTTGGGCTCGACTAGATAGAAAACCCAACAAACAAGctgaaaaaagatttaaaaactttctacattcaaaagaaaacccaaaag aatttttttggaACGTTGAGGAGGACTTCAAACTAGCTCCAGAGTGCTGGATACCAGCAAAGGAAATAGAACAAATAAATGGGAACCCAGTGCCTGATGAAAATGGACACATTCCTG GTTGGGTACCagtagagaaaaacaacaaacagtaTTGCTGGCATTCCTCTGTAGTTAATTATGAATTTGAAATTGCCCTGGTACTAAAACATCATCCTGATGATTCTGGACTTTTGGAAATTAGTGCAGTGCCACTTTCAGATCTCTTAGAACAAACACTGGAGCTCATAGGAACAAATATCAATGGAAACCCATATG GGTTAGGGAGCAAGAAACATCCATTACATCTTCTTATACCACATGGagcatttcaaataagaaatCTACCTTCATTGAAGCACAATGATCTCTTGTCCTGGTTTGAAGGTTGCAAAGAGGGTAAAATTGAAGGAATAGTATGGCATTGCAGTGATGGCTGTTTAATAAAG gtCCATCGCCATCATCTTGGCTTATGCTGGCCAATTCCAGATACTTACATGAATTCAAGACCAGTTATTATCAACATGAACCTGAACAAATGTGACTCTGCCTTTGACATTAAGTGtttgtttaatcattttttaaaaatagataatcaGAAATTTGCCAGACTCAAAGATATAATATTTGAtgtataa